The following coding sequences lie in one Glycine soja cultivar W05 chromosome 16, ASM419377v2, whole genome shotgun sequence genomic window:
- the LOC114390835 gene encoding isocitrate dehydrogenase [NAD] regulatory subunit 1, mitochondrial, translating to MARRSLPLLKHLLSRRIPARSVTYMHRPGDGSPRPVTLIPGDGIGPMVTGAVEQVMEAMHAPVYFEKFEVHGNMKAVPPEVLDSIRKNKVCLKGGLVTPMGGGVSSLNVQLRKELDLYASLVNCFNLPGLPTRHDNVDIVVIRENTEGEYSGLEHEVVPGVVESLKVITKFCSERIAKYAFEYAYLNNRKKVTAVHKANIMKLADGLFLESCREVATKYPGIKYNEIIVDNCCMQLVSKPEQFDVMVTPNLYGNLVANTAAGIAGGTGVMPGGNVGAEHAVFEQGASAGNVGSDKIREQKKANPVALLLSSAMMLRHLQFPAFADRLETAVEKVILEGKCRTKDLGGTSTTQEVVDAVIDALD from the exons ATGGCTCGAAGATCCCTCCCGCTCCTGAAGCACCTCCTCTCGCGGCGGATCCCGGCCCGATCCGTGACGTACATGCACCGGCCGGGCGACGGGTCGCCGCGGCCGGTGACACTGATCCCGGGCGACGGGATCGGGCCGATGGTGACTGGCGCGGTGGAGCAGGTCATGGAGGCCATGCACGCGCCCGTCTACTTCGAGAAGTTCGAGGTCCACGGCAACATGAAGGCCGTGCCGCCGGAGGTCCTCGATTCGATTCGGAAGAACAAGGTCTGTCTCAAGGGAGGACTCGTTACCCCCATGGGCGGTGGCGTCAGCTCCCTCAATGTTCAGCTCCGGAAAGAGCTTGATCTCTATGCTTCTCTTGTTAATTGTTTCAATCTCCCTGGCCTTCCCACGCGCCATGATAATGTGGATATCGTTGTCATCAGGGAGAACACCGAAGGCGAATACTCTGGCCTCGAACACGAGGTCGTTCCCGGCGTTGTTGAAAGCCTTAAG GTAATAACGAAGTTCTGTTCAGAGCGAATTGCTAAATATGCATTCGAGTATGCTTACCTGAATAACAGAAAGAAGGTGACTGCCGTGCACAAAGCAAATATTATGAAGCTTGCAGATGGTTTATTCTTGGAATCTTGTCGAGAGGTTGCTACAAAGTACCCTGGAATAAAGTATAACGAAATTATTGTGGATAACTGCTGTATGCAGCTTGTTTCAAAGCCTGAACAGTTTGATGTCATG GTTACCCCAAATCTTTATGGAAATCTAGTTGCAAATACTGCAGCAGGCATTGCTGGAGGCACTGGAGTCATGCCAGGAG GTAACGTTGGGGCTGAGCACGCTGTGTTTGAGCAAGGTGCGTCAGCAGGAAATGTTGGTAGTGATAAAATAAGGGAACAAAAGAAAGCCAATCCAGTGGCACTTCTTCTCTCGTCAGCTATGATGCTTAGGCATCTCCAGTTTCCTGCATTTGCTGACCGTTTGGAAACTGCTGTGGAAAAAGTCATTTTGGAGGGCAAATGCCGAACAAAGGATCTTGGAGGGACAAGCACCACCCAAGAGGTTGTGGATGCAGTGATAGATGCTTTAGATTGA